A single Elephas maximus indicus isolate mEleMax1 chromosome 2, mEleMax1 primary haplotype, whole genome shotgun sequence DNA region contains:
- the MED10 gene encoding mediator of RNA polymerase II transcription subunit 10, which produces MAEKFDHLEEHLEKFVENIRQLGIIVSDFQPSSQAGLNQKLNFIVTGLQDIDKCRQQLHDIMVPLEVFEYIDQGRNPQLYTKECLERALAKNEQVKGKIDTMKKFKNLLIQELSKVFPEDMAKYRSIRGEDHPPS; this is translated from the exons ATGGCGGAGAAGTTCGACCACCTGGAGGAGCACCTGGAGAAGTTCGTGGAGAACATCCGGCAGCTCGGCATCATCGTCAGCGACTTCCAGCCCAGCAGCCAGGCCGGGCTCAACCAGAAGCT GAATTTTATCGTTACTGGCTTGCAGGATATTGATAAGTGCAGACAGCAGCTTCATGATATTATGGTACCCCTAGAAGTTTTTGA GTACATAGATCAAGGTCGAAACCCCCAGCTCTACACTAAAGAGTGCCTGGAGAGGGCTCTCGCGAAAAACGAGCAGGTGAAAGGCAAGATTGACACGATGAAG aaatttaaaaacctgTTGATTCAAGAACTTTCTAAAGTattcccagaagacatggccaagTATCGGAGCATCCGAGGGGAGGACCACCCCCCTTCCTAA